The Antarcticibacterium sp. 1MA-6-2 genome has a window encoding:
- a CDS encoding PaaI family thioesterase: MKKEEILAKCREMSKNTLMETLGIEFIDLGEDFVLAKMLTTSKVHQPDGVLHGGASVALAESVGSVASHIFLDSSEFFIRGIEISANHLKSISEGDVFARATFLHKGRTTQLWNIRITDAEENLISIVKLTTIALPKKK; this comes from the coding sequence ATGAAGAAAGAAGAAATACTTGCAAAGTGCAGGGAAATGTCCAAAAATACTTTAATGGAAACCTTAGGAATTGAATTTATAGATTTGGGAGAGGATTTCGTTCTTGCAAAAATGCTTACTACTTCAAAAGTGCATCAGCCGGATGGAGTGCTTCACGGTGGCGCGAGTGTAGCTTTAGCTGAAAGTGTTGGCAGTGTGGCCTCTCATATTTTTTTGGATTCTTCGGAATTTTTCATTCGTGGTATTGAAATTTCAGCAAATCACTTAAAGAGCATTTCTGAAGGAGATGTCTTTGCCCGGGCAACCTTTCTGCATAAAGGACGAACTACCCAATTATGGAATATTAGGATAACCGATGCTGAAGAAAACCTGATTTCTATTGTAAAACTAACAACAATTGCTCTCCCAAAGAAAAAGTAG
- the menD gene encoding 2-succinyl-5-enolpyruvyl-6-hydroxy-3-cyclohexene-1-carboxylic-acid synthase, with protein MKYSKIPVAQSIVTLCVAKNIKHVVISPGSRNAPLTIGFTHHPEITAYSIVDERCAAFMALGMAQQLQELMAVVCTSGSALLNYYPAVAEAFYSDIPLVVISADRPIERIDIGDGQTIRQKNVFQNHICYSANLHSELVLETAATDKKLQQKQFEAQKHNEREINLALNKALEEKGLVHINVPFYEPLYDIVEDLKVNPLQIFPEERERIYTEKELEPYLELWNKAKRKMVIVGVAAPNAVEQQFLEALATDESVIVFTETTSNLQHPEFFTRIDTLIGPIERSEDAEEQFKALQPDILLTFGGMIISKKIKSFLRNYQPKQHWHVDPKKAYNTFFCLNKHFETPINSFFRSFLNLTEAVQSDYGKIWKEIKKKRQQRHDLYVQEIPYSDFKAMQAIVPAVPLNYNVQLGNSSTVRYAQLFKWDSSHKMYCNRGTSGIDGSVSTAAGSAIISKDPTLLICGDLSFFYDSNGLWNNYIPKNFRIIVLNNEGGGIFRILPGNKNTENFDKYFETTHNLNASSICETFGFNYSSAKNSEEIETNLKNFFEDSAKPKLLEIFTPRKVNDEVLLEYFSFMKS; from the coding sequence ATGAAATATTCTAAAATACCCGTAGCACAATCAATAGTAACTCTTTGTGTAGCAAAAAACATAAAACATGTTGTTATCTCTCCCGGATCTCGCAACGCTCCCTTAACTATAGGATTTACACATCACCCTGAAATTACTGCCTACAGCATTGTAGATGAACGTTGTGCCGCTTTCATGGCCCTTGGAATGGCACAGCAGCTGCAGGAGCTTATGGCGGTGGTTTGTACATCGGGATCGGCTTTATTAAATTATTATCCGGCAGTTGCTGAAGCTTTTTATAGTGATATCCCGCTGGTGGTAATATCGGCGGACAGGCCTATCGAGAGGATCGATATTGGCGATGGCCAAACGATTCGGCAAAAGAATGTTTTCCAGAATCATATATGTTATTCGGCCAATCTTCATTCTGAATTGGTACTGGAAACGGCGGCTACAGATAAAAAGCTTCAGCAAAAACAATTTGAGGCTCAAAAACATAACGAGCGGGAGATCAACCTAGCACTAAATAAGGCTCTGGAAGAGAAGGGGCTGGTTCACATCAATGTTCCGTTTTACGAGCCTTTATACGACATTGTGGAAGACCTGAAGGTAAACCCGTTACAAATTTTTCCGGAAGAAAGGGAAAGAATCTATACCGAAAAGGAACTGGAGCCGTATTTAGAGTTATGGAATAAAGCAAAGAGGAAGATGGTAATCGTAGGTGTGGCGGCACCAAATGCGGTAGAACAACAATTTTTGGAAGCTCTGGCCACAGATGAATCTGTCATTGTATTTACTGAAACTACTTCAAATCTTCAGCATCCGGAGTTCTTCACCAGGATCGATACGTTGATTGGCCCAATAGAACGATCTGAAGATGCAGAAGAGCAATTCAAGGCTTTGCAGCCTGATATCCTGCTCACTTTCGGCGGAATGATCATCTCCAAAAAAATCAAATCCTTCCTTAGGAATTATCAACCGAAACAGCACTGGCACGTAGATCCTAAAAAAGCTTATAATACTTTCTTTTGCCTGAACAAACATTTTGAGACTCCTATTAACTCATTCTTCAGAAGCTTTCTAAATCTAACTGAAGCAGTACAGAGTGACTACGGAAAAATCTGGAAAGAGATTAAAAAGAAACGCCAGCAACGGCACGATCTGTATGTACAGGAAATTCCATATTCCGATTTCAAGGCGATGCAGGCTATTGTTCCGGCTGTACCGCTGAACTACAATGTTCAGCTTGGGAATAGCTCAACGGTACGCTATGCACAACTTTTCAAGTGGGATAGCAGCCACAAAATGTACTGTAATCGAGGAACGAGTGGAATAGACGGAAGCGTTTCTACAGCTGCGGGGTCGGCAATTATCAGTAAAGATCCAACTCTGCTAATTTGTGGAGATCTTAGTTTTTTCTATGACAGCAATGGCTTGTGGAACAATTATATTCCTAAGAATTTCAGAATTATAGTCCTTAACAATGAAGGAGGAGGAATTTTCAGGATACTTCCGGGGAATAAAAATACTGAAAACTTTGACAAATATTTTGAAACTACTCATAATCTCAATGCATCTTCTATTTGTGAAACCTTCGGCTTCAACTATTCTTCAGCAAAAAATTCAGAAGAAATAGAAACCAATCTGAAAAACTTTTTTGAGGATTCTGCTAAACCCAAACTGCTGGAAATTTTCACTCCCAGAAAGGTTAATGATGAGGTGCTCCTGGAGTATTTCAGCTTTATGAAATCTTGA
- a CDS encoding S1 RNA-binding domain-containing protein has product MLRIGEYHTMKINRDTEPGLFLENEEGDEVLLPNKYKPESFAIGDEIKVFVYLDHQERPVATTLKPYVKLDEFAYLKCVEVSDIGAFLDWGLEKHLFVPYREMASKMRKGSWYLIFCYLDEETYLLVASSKTNAFLDNRELTVEPFEEVDLIVANPTDLGMNVIVNEIHQGLIFKDDLFQDLQPGDRLKGWVKKTRPDGKIDVTLQRPGYRSIEPNAQDILNELSLKNGYLPLTDKSSPEEIQKKLQMSKKSFKKAVGTLYKQRQIEIKDDGIYLLKDQ; this is encoded by the coding sequence ATGCTTAGGATAGGCGAGTACCATACAATGAAGATCAACCGGGATACCGAGCCGGGATTATTTTTAGAAAATGAAGAGGGCGATGAAGTGTTGCTTCCCAACAAATACAAACCTGAAAGTTTTGCTATTGGTGATGAGATTAAGGTCTTTGTTTATCTCGACCACCAGGAACGGCCTGTTGCCACGACTCTCAAACCTTACGTAAAGCTGGATGAATTTGCCTATTTAAAATGTGTGGAAGTGAGTGATATTGGAGCTTTTTTAGACTGGGGGCTGGAGAAACATCTTTTTGTTCCTTACCGGGAAATGGCTTCAAAAATGAGGAAAGGCAGCTGGTATCTTATATTTTGCTACCTAGATGAAGAGACGTACTTACTCGTAGCATCAAGCAAGACCAATGCTTTCCTGGACAACAGGGAGTTGACAGTTGAACCATTTGAAGAGGTGGATCTTATTGTTGCCAACCCTACAGATCTTGGTATGAATGTAATCGTGAATGAAATTCACCAGGGACTTATTTTTAAGGATGATCTTTTCCAGGACCTGCAACCGGGAGACCGTTTAAAAGGATGGGTAAAGAAAACGCGGCCTGATGGTAAAATTGATGTTACCCTGCAGAGACCGGGTTATAGAAGTATTGAACCTAATGCACAGGATATACTTAATGAGCTGTCTTTGAAAAATGGCTATTTACCTTTAACAGATAAATCTTCGCCTGAAGAAATTCAGAAAAAGCTACAAATGAGCAAGAAGAGCTTTAAAAAAGCGGTAGGCACTTTATATAAGCAAAGACAGATAGAAATTAAAGACGACGGAATTTACCTCTTAAAAGATCAATAG
- a CDS encoding chorismate-binding protein, with the protein MKQEVKRSNNRRNQENQAYSSVVNRSSLFVNLRCMKIRKDTTEIFIGGGITKDSIPSAEWEETLNKSGTMKAVLDMLDRKMG; encoded by the coding sequence ATGAAGCAGGAAGTGAAACGCAGCAATAACAGGAGAAACCAGGAGAACCAGGCTTATTCGAGTGTAGTTAACAGGTCTTCTCTCTTTGTGAATTTAAGATGTATGAAAATTAGAAAGGATACTACCGAAATTTTTATTGGCGGCGGAATTACCAAAGACAGTATTCCATCAGCTGAATGGGAGGAAACCCTTAACAAATCAGGAACTATGAAAGCTGTTTTAGATATGCTTGACAGGAAAATGGGTTAG
- a CDS encoding divalent metal cation transporter has product MEKNNTPLPESLGSLLKSIGPGFLLAGAAVGVSHLVQATRAGADYGFILIWVLVLACISKYPFLEFGPRFAAGTGRHLISGYKRLGKFSYWTYVLLTIGSMFIIQAAVTIVTAGLAERLFNFGLSPFLWSLIILISCIALLLIGKYPGLDKSMKVIVSVLTLATLAAVLMAFGAKHHRKSYGN; this is encoded by the coding sequence ATGGAAAAAAACAACACCCCCTTACCCGAATCCCTTGGCTCTCTTTTAAAAAGCATTGGTCCCGGATTTTTACTCGCGGGAGCGGCAGTTGGAGTATCGCATTTGGTACAGGCAACCCGTGCAGGAGCCGATTATGGTTTTATTCTTATTTGGGTTTTAGTCCTCGCCTGCATCTCCAAATATCCTTTTCTGGAATTTGGTCCCCGGTTTGCCGCGGGTACTGGGAGACATTTAATATCCGGTTATAAAAGGCTGGGGAAATTTTCTTACTGGACTTATGTGTTGCTTACGATAGGCAGCATGTTCATAATTCAGGCTGCTGTAACAATAGTCACAGCAGGACTTGCAGAAAGACTATTCAATTTTGGGCTTAGCCCTTTTCTATGGAGCCTGATCATTTTAATATCCTGTATCGCTCTTCTTCTTATCGGGAAATATCCTGGATTGGATAAAAGTATGAAGGTCATAGTTTCTGTTCTTACACTTGCTACTTTAGCCGCTGTGTTAATGGCTTTTGGCGCTAAGCACCACAGAAAAAGCTATGGCAACTGA
- a CDS encoding alpha/beta hydrolase, with protein sequence MNTSEKKVSYEISNTYSTLNKYKETTKNVWVVLHGIGYLSRYFLKYFKDLDPEENYIIAPQAQSKYYLNSEYRHVGASWLTKENTEAEIENVLNYLEEIYTAEALQNKPNLILLGYSQGVSVATRWVARNKVECSRLLLCSGGLPRELRPEDFQFLTNTKVTLIYGTKDEYLQEERLKVEHERAQELFRDRLEIISFEGGHEMNVEIIKEISRG encoded by the coding sequence ATGAATACCTCCGAAAAAAAGGTTTCTTACGAGATAAGCAATACATACAGCACTTTAAATAAATACAAGGAAACTACAAAAAACGTGTGGGTAGTTCTTCACGGAATAGGATATTTGAGCCGCTACTTCCTGAAGTATTTTAAAGATCTTGATCCTGAAGAAAACTACATAATAGCTCCGCAGGCGCAATCAAAATATTATCTCAATAGTGAATATCGCCATGTGGGCGCTTCCTGGTTAACCAAAGAAAATACAGAGGCTGAAATCGAAAATGTACTTAATTATCTGGAAGAAATCTATACTGCAGAAGCTCTCCAAAACAAACCCAATCTTATCCTGCTGGGTTATTCCCAGGGAGTATCTGTTGCTACCCGTTGGGTGGCCAGAAATAAAGTAGAGTGCTCAAGACTCCTACTTTGCTCCGGCGGACTTCCCAGGGAACTTCGACCGGAGGATTTTCAATTTCTCACCAATACTAAAGTCACATTGATCTATGGTACCAAAGATGAATACCTCCAGGAGGAGCGGCTTAAGGTGGAACACGAAAGAGCGCAGGAACTATTTAGAGATCGCTTAGAAATTATTTCTTTTGAAGGAGGTCACGAGATGAATGTGGAAATAATTAAGGAGATTTCGCGGGGCTGA
- a CDS encoding chorismate-binding protein, which produces MTEQKEFFQRLKEQTQGKFPFVAYREPSEKGGVIKALLQTYIEVYKTVDFSESGFVFAPFDSGEEAVFIPKEKSDYLETTLQVKENFEMAPVIDYSNSNAIAEKERYIDIVQQGIDAIHEGEFRKVVLSRKEVLETGPQDAVVLFERLLKKYPEAFVYLFYHPLVGTWLGATPESLLEIERNRFKTMALAGTQKFQNSENVEWGEKEKEEQQIVTESILENLRGKYINIRKSQPHTSRAGNLLHLKTDIAGELTPDPDNLKNLIAALHPTPAVCGLPRDAARKFLQETENYDREYYT; this is translated from the coding sequence ATGACAGAACAAAAAGAATTTTTTCAACGGCTGAAAGAACAAACGCAGGGGAAGTTCCCTTTCGTAGCATATAGAGAACCTTCAGAAAAAGGTGGAGTTATTAAAGCTTTATTACAAACGTATATTGAAGTTTATAAAACTGTTGATTTTTCTGAAAGTGGGTTTGTTTTTGCGCCTTTTGATTCCGGGGAAGAAGCAGTTTTTATTCCAAAGGAGAAATCAGATTATCTTGAAACCACTTTACAGGTAAAAGAAAACTTTGAAATGGCTCCTGTTATTGATTATTCCAATTCAAATGCAATTGCTGAAAAGGAAAGATACATTGACATTGTTCAACAAGGTATTGACGCCATTCATGAGGGAGAGTTTAGAAAAGTAGTTTTATCGCGAAAGGAAGTTTTGGAAACCGGACCTCAGGATGCTGTCGTTTTATTTGAAAGACTTCTTAAAAAGTATCCCGAAGCCTTTGTTTATCTTTTTTATCACCCGCTTGTTGGAACCTGGCTGGGAGCTACTCCAGAGAGCTTACTGGAGATAGAACGAAATAGGTTTAAAACAATGGCTCTTGCGGGAACTCAAAAATTTCAAAATTCTGAAAATGTGGAATGGGGAGAAAAAGAAAAGGAGGAACAACAAATTGTAACTGAGTCTATTCTTGAAAATCTTAGAGGGAAATACATAAATATTCGAAAATCTCAACCACACACCTCCAGAGCCGGAAACCTTTTACATTTAAAAACCGATATCGCAGGTGAACTAACTCCCGATCCTGATAATCTTAAAAACTTAATTGCTGCTCTACATCCCACCCCGGCTGTATGCGGCCTGCCCAGGGATGCTGCAAGGAAATTTCTTCAGGAAACGGAAAATTACGACAGGGAATATTATACCTGA
- a CDS encoding DUF2059 domain-containing protein, with translation MKKITAVIAFLLIGFAGFSQTDYKQKTIDLITITSGPQFDVVIQPFVDMVPEQNREALKKDLKASMVDLYDKLAVVYMESYTEEDVDAILAFYETPVGKKMISETPEITKKSMQIGQMWGMQLQPLIAKYSE, from the coding sequence ATGAAAAAAATTACAGCTGTTATTGCTTTTCTATTGATCGGATTTGCAGGCTTTTCACAGACAGATTACAAACAAAAAACTATTGACCTTATAACCATAACTTCAGGTCCTCAATTTGATGTTGTTATTCAACCTTTTGTAGACATGGTACCCGAGCAGAACAGGGAGGCCCTTAAAAAAGATCTTAAGGCAAGTATGGTAGATCTATATGATAAACTTGCAGTGGTATATATGGAGAGTTATACCGAGGAAGATGTAGATGCTATCCTGGCCTTCTATGAAACTCCTGTCGGAAAAAAAATGATTTCTGAAACTCCTGAAATTACTAAAAAATCTATGCAGATTGGGCAAATGTGGGGGATGCAGCTTCAGCCGTTAATTGCGAAATATTCAGAATAA